The Candidatus Melainabacteria bacterium RIFOXYA2_FULL_32_9 genome includes the window GCCAAGTGGCTCAGGAAAAAGTACGCTGATGAATGTTATGGGGCTGCTTGATACCACAACTTTCGGAAAACTCTATTATTTAGGCCAGGAAACTTCAAAATGGAATGGTATCAGAAAAGCTGAATTTAGAAATAAAGAAATAGGATTTATTTTTCAGGCGCATCTTTTGTTGCCTGAGTTTACAGCACTGGAGAATGTTTTGATGCCTGTTTATATAGCAAGAAACCTTAACAAAGAAAAGGTTGATTATGCTAAAGAGATTTTAGACAGTGTAGGCTTGAGTGATAAAATGTACATTAGGCCAACTCAGCTATCAGGTGGGCAGAATCAAAGGGTTGCGATAGCTAGAGCTTTAATGAATAAGCCGTCAGTTGTTTTTGCAGATGAGCCAACAGGTGCTCTTGATCAGAAAACAGCGAATGATATTTATAATTTATTTAGAAAAATTAATAGTGAAGCTGGCATGACTTTTATTATCGTTACTCATGAAAGGGATCTTGCACAAAAAGCAGATCGGCTTATTCAATTAGTAGATGGATATATAGTTAGTGATGAGAAATTAGCTCACTAATAGCTGTATATTATGCTGTTTTAACCAATTTTTTCTTACGTCATTAGAACCTGTAAAGCTTGTAAAATGTGGTTCTATAGCAATTCTGTTTTTTGGTTTTATCTCGAAAGGTTTGTTATTGAAGCTTTTTATGTATTCAATAAGCGCATACCCTTTATCCCAGCTTAGTTCCTCTTTATTTTTGGTGTTTAATATCTCAATTATATTGAATGCCTTATTATAATTAGCTTTGTATAATAAATGTTCGTCATAAACTATACTATATTGCTTGTCTGGATCGATAGGTATTTTTGAATTATCATTACTTTCAAGTATTAAGTTTTTTACATCTCTAGTGTTAGTTATAGTGTATTTAATTCCTGAGACTTGAATAGCAGAAGAGCTTTTACCTTTACCTACTGCCCAGCTTAAGACTTCTTGTAATTCTTTTCCAGATAAATTTATTTTATAGACGTTATTTTTAAAAGGAGATAAGTTTTGGATATCTCTTGTTGTAATTTCCCCTGCTTTTAAGCCGTTATTTACGAGCGCATTATCATTAACCATTAGAGCTATTTGCGCTCCGGCTTTGTTTCTCATAGCGTCAGCAAATAAACTTGCCATAGGGTTTTCACATCTGTATTTTTTTATTGGATTGTAAGGTTTTTCTAAAAATCCAAGAGCTTCTGACTTACCCAGGATTTCATCTTTAAGCTTTTGCACCTTAAGATCTTTTACCGGGGTTTCATTATCAATTATTTTGTTATTTGCTTCTTTGATTATTCCATCTGAATCGAAAATTATATCCAGGGTACCAACTTGTTCACCATCTTTTCCTGCTTCCAGAAGTATAACAGGTTCTTTTTCCGGTGTTAAAAATAAATTTTTTCCTGGATCTATGCCTTTTAAAACGTTGTGAGTATGTCCGCCTACAATTACGTCTATTCCTGAAACTTTATTAGCTATATATTTATCATTTTTATATCCTAAGTGAGAAAGTAAGATTATTTTATTTATGTTTTGCTTCTCGAGTAAACTTACCTCTTTTTCAATTTCTTCAGTGGTTTTATATAAATTTTTGACCTGAATTCCATCCATGCCAGGATTAAGTCTGGCTGATTCTTTTAAACTTATTGGAGTTGCTCCGACAAATCCATAGTTATGTCCATTTCTGGTCATTATGCAGGATTTTACAAGTTTTTTATCTTTAATACTTTTAGCTAAAGGATTTTTTTCATCAATATCCAGGTTTGTTACAACAAATTTAAATGGTGATAAGTTATTTCGTATAGCATGCTCATTCATTTTATCTATTTGTTCTTGAAGTTTGATTGTCCCGGCATCAAACTCATGATTTCCTATAGCAGAAAGATCGATGCCTATTAAATTCATAAACTTTAGGACCAGGTCACCTATTTTTTCTCCTAACCCTACTTTCATATCGCCGCCTGATAGTAAAAACTTGTCTGTATCAGGATTTTTCAGCTTAAATTCATCAGCTTTAGCTTTTATCCCATCCATATTGGCTAATCTGGAATGTAGATCATTTACGTAAAATATCGATGTTTTAACATCAGCATCAGACTTTGATGCTGTGTTTATGTAAGAATTTCTACTTGTAAAGCTAACTAAATTGTTTAAAGAAAGATTATAAACCATAACCTCCAGCTCACACAAAATATCCCCTATAACCATTTAAATCCTTAAATCTAAATAGTTAATAATAATGGCTAATTTATTAAGAAATTGTTACTTCAACTATCTGGTTTTTTATATTTAAAACTGAAATTTAGCTGTATAACATTAAACTTTTAGCTAATGCTACATAAAATAAGCTGTGTTAATAGTCTTTTAACTCGTATATCTAAATATTAATATGAATTTAGGAGGCAATTATGCAGTTTTATGTGAAAGATATAATGTCTACTGACTTGATTACAGTAAGAGAAGACACTGCTATTAGAGATTTGATAAAAATATTTGCTGATAA containing:
- a CDS encoding ABC transporter ATP-binding protein, whose amino-acid sequence is MPDTLIKLDNVTKIYSGIQPVYAIRDINLTISKGEFISIVGPSGSGKSTLMNVMGLLDTTTFGKLYYLGQETSKWNGIRKAEFRNKEIGFIFQAHLLLPEFTALENVLMPVYIARNLNKEKVDYAKEILDSVGLSDKMYIRPTQLSGGQNQRVAIARALMNKPSVVFADEPTGALDQKTANDIYNLFRKINSEAGMTFIIVTHERDLAQKADRLIQLVDGYIVSDEKLAH